The Bombus huntii isolate Logan2020A chromosome 1, iyBomHunt1.1, whole genome shotgun sequence genome contains a region encoding:
- the LOC126867403 gene encoding FACT complex subunit spt16 isoform X2, with the protein MANVSVDKETFFRRMKRLYTAWKDGEVGTDDSFSKMDCLVSAVGTDEDIVYSKSTALQTWFLSYELTDTIMILAEECICFLASKKKIEFVRKLENQKKEDTGVPSVKLLVRDRNDEDKANFAKLIEIIKQSKKGKTLGVFSKENYPGAFMDAWRAALKPESFDTIDVSAAAAYVMCPKEDAEIHTIKKACLVSVDVFTKYLKDQIMEIIDSDKKVKHSKLAEGVDAAITNKKYVTSVDVTQVDMCYPAIIQSGGNYSLKFSVVSDKNTLHFGVIVCSLGARYKSYCSNIVRTLLVNPTKTIEDNYNFLLQLEEEILKKLVAGVKISEVYETGVKYVKDEKPEMIDHLTKHFGFAMGIEFRESSLLIGPKTHAVLKKGMVFNVNVGLANLTNSEATDKEGKTYALFIGDTVMINEAQPATNLTPSKKKVKNIGIFVKDEEEEEEEGSGKENEPKPEILGRGKRTAVIESKLRTEHSSEEKRKQHQKELAQQLNEVAKARLAQQSGGKEQEKIRKSTISYKSLSHMPREPEVKELKLYVDKKYETVILPIFGIPVPFHISTIKNISQSVEGDYTYLRINFFHPGATMGRNEGGSYPQPDATFVKEVTYRSTNTKEPGEISAPSSNLNTAFRLIKEVQKKFKNREAEEREKEDLVKQDTLILSQNKGNPKLKDLYIRPNIVSKRMTGGLEAHVNGFRYTSVRGDKVDILYNNIKNAFFQPCDGEMIILLHFHLKHAIMFGKKKHVDVQFYTEVGEITTDLGKHQHMHDRDDLAAEQSERELRHKLKTAFKSFCEKVESMTKQEIEFDTPFRDLGFPGAPFRSTVLLQPTSGCLVNLTEWPPFVITLEDVELVHFERVQFHLKNFDMIFVFKDYHRKVAMLNAIPMNMLDHVKEWLNSCDIRYTEGVQSLNWTKIMKTITDDPVGFFDSGGWSFLDPESDAENDEVEDEEEEEDDAYEPSDFDTEEESDDDSEYSEASEDSDSEEEELGSSEESGKDWSDLEREAAEEDKERGEDRFHDDYNSSKKKKGSRKHSPSPSKDRHNSKHKSSSSSKSKSSSSSKDKKSSSSDKHSPKKSDKHDKHKSSNHSSSSSKKRTREDSAERNDRGSKKSKK; encoded by the exons ATGGCAAACGTATCCGTTGATAAAGAGACGTTTTTTCGGCGTATGAAGCGGCTTTATACCGCATGGAAG gATGGAGAAGTTGGTACAGACGATAGTTTTAGTAAAATGGATTGTCTCGTTTCCGCCGTGGGCACGGACGAGGATATCGTGTACAGCAAATCGACAGCGTTGCAG ACATGGTTTCTCAGTTATGAACTTACAGATACTATAATGATCTTAGCAGAAGAGTGTATCTGTTTCTTGGCTAGtaagaaaaaaattgaatttgtcAGAAAACTTGAAAATCAGAAAAAGGAAGACACTGGTGTACCTTCTGTAAAATTACTTGTGAGGGATAGA aatgaTGAAGATAAAGCCAATTTTGCTAAACTTATTGAGATCATAAAACAAAGTAAAAAGGGTAAAACATTGGGTGTTTTTTCTAAAGAAAATTATCCAGGTGCCTTTATGGACGCGTGGAGAGCTGCATTAAAGCCAGAATCTTTTGATACG ATTGATGTAAGTGCTGCAGCTGCATATGTAATGTGTCCAAAAGAAGATGCTGAAATTCATACCATAAAAAAGGCGTGTTTAGTATCTGTGGATGTCTTCACAAAGTATCTTAAGGATCAAATTATGGAAATTATAGATTCTGATAAG AAAGTTAAGCATTCAAAGCTTGCAGAAGGTGTAGATGCTGCTATAACAAATAAGAAGTATGTAACTAGTGTTGATGTTACTCAAGTAGATATGTGTTATCCTGCGATAATACAAAGTGGTGGAAATTACTCTTTGAAGTTTAGTGTTGTTAGTGATAAAAACACTTTACATTTCGGTGTCATTGTTTGCTCTCTTGGAGCTCGTTACAAATCTTATTGTTCCAATATAGTTCGAACATTGTTGGTAAATCCTACTAAAACCATTGAG GATAATTATAACTTCCTTTTACAATTAGAAGAGGAGATTCTAAAGAAATTAGTAGCTGGAGTGAAAATAAGCGAAGTATATGAAACAGGGGTAAAGTATGTAAAGGATGAAAAACCGGAGATGATTGATCATTTAACCAAACACTTTGGATTTGCGATGGGTATTGAATTTAGAGAAAGTTCTTTACTTATTGGTCCAAAAACTCATGCAGTACTAAAGAAAGGCATGGTATTCAATGTAAATGTTGGATTGGCGAATCTTACAAACTCAGAAGCTACTgataaagaaggaaaaacCTATGCACTTTTCATTGGTGACACAGTTATGATTAATGAG gCACAACCTGCTACGAATTTAACACCTTCGaaaaaaaaggtaaaaaatattggaatatttgttaaggatgaagaggaagaagaagaagaaggaagtgGAAAGGAAAATGAACCTAAACCTGAGATCCTTGGTCGTGGAAAGAGAACAGCTGTAATAGAATCTAAATTGAGAACAGAACATAGTTCtgaggaaaagagaaaacaacATCAAAAAGAACTGGCACAACAGCTAAATGAAGTTGCAAAAGCTCGGTTAGCTCAACAATCTGGTGGGAAGGAACAAGAAAAGATACGGAAGTCAACAATATCGTACAAAAGTCTGAGTCATATGCCACGAGAACCAGAAGTAAAGGAATTGAAGTTATACGTTG acaaaaaatatgaaactgtAATTTTGCCCATTTTTGGGATTCCTGTACCCTTCCATATATccacaattaaaaatatttctcagtCGGTAGAAGGAGATTACACGTACCTCcgaataaatttttttcatCCTGGTGCCACAATGGGTCGGAACGAAGGTGGATCATATCCACAACCCGATGCTACATTCGTCAAAGAAGT AACATATCGAAGTACAAACACCAAAGAGCCTGGTGAAATTTCAGCACCATCTTCTAATTTAAACACAGCCTTTAGATTAATTAAAGAAGTTcaaaagaaattcaaaaatagAGAAGCAGAAGAAAGGGAGAAGGAGGATCTTGTAAAACAGGACACTCTAATACTCTCTCAAAATAAGGGTAATCCAAAACTAAAAGACTTGTACATTCGACCAAATATCGTTTCGAAGAGAATGACAGGAGGTTTAGAAGCACATGTGAATGGATTCCGTTACACTTCGGTTAGAGGAGATAAAGTTGATATTctttacaataatattaaaaatgccTTTTTCCAACCATGTGACGGCGAAATGATCATATTActtcattttcatttaaaa CATGCAATAATGTTTGGTAAAAAGAAGCATGTGGACGTGCAGTTTTATACAGAAGTTGGTGAAATCACGACAGATTTAGGGAAACATCAACACATGCACGATCGTGACGATCTTGCTGCTGAACAATCAGAACGAGAACTTAGGCACAAATTGAAAACTGCCTTTAAGAGTTTTTGTGAAAAA GTCGAAAGCATGACGAAACAAGAAATTGAATTTGATACACCGTTCCGAGATCTTGGATTCCCTGGAGCACCATTCAGGAGTACTGTTCTTCTGCAACCCACTAGTGGTTGTTTAGTAAATCTCACAGAATGG CCTCCATTTGTTATAACTTTAGAAGATGTTGAACTTGTTCACTTTGAAAGAGTACAATTTCACCTTAAGAATTTTGATATGATTTTCGTTTTCAAAGACTATCATAGAAAAGTCGCTATGTTAAATGCCATTCCCATGAACATGTTAGATCATGTAAAGGAGTGGCTAAA CTCGTGTGACATCAGATATACAGAAGGTGTACAATCTTTGAATTGGACAAAGATTATGAAAACTATCACAGATGATCCTGTAGGATTCTTTGACAGTGGTGGTTGGAGTTTCTTGGACCCAGAGAGTGATGCAGAAAATGATGAAGTAGAagacgaggaggaagaagaagacgatGCTTATGAG CCATCTGACTTTGACACTGAAGAGGAATCTGATGATGATTCTGAATACTCTGAAGCTTCAGAAGATTCAGATAGCGAAG aaGAGGAGTTGGGTAGCTCTGAAGAATCTGGTAAAGACTGGTCTGACTTAGAACGGGAAGCAGCTGAAGAAGACAAAGAAAGAGGAGAAGATAGATTCCATGATGATTATAATtcaagtaaaaagaaaaaaggaagtcgaaaaCATTCACCATCACCATCAAAAGACAG GCATAATTCGAAGCACAAGAGTTCTTCAAGTTCAAAAAGTAAAAGTTCGTCCAGtagtaaagataaaaaatcaTCGTCGTCGGATAAACATAG TCCCAAGAAGAGCGATAAACATGATAAACACAAGTCGTCAAATCACTCTTCGTCTAGCAGTAAGAAACGAACTCGTGAAGATAGTGCAGAAAGAAATGATAGGGGATCGAAGAAATCTAa gaAATAA
- the LOC126867403 gene encoding FACT complex subunit spt16 isoform X1, which yields MANVSVDKETFFRRMKRLYTAWKDGEVGTDDSFSKMDCLVSAVGTDEDIVYSKSTALQTWFLSYELTDTIMILAEECICFLASKKKIEFVRKLENQKKEDTGVPSVKLLVRDRNDEDKANFAKLIEIIKQSKKGKTLGVFSKENYPGAFMDAWRAALKPESFDTIDVSAAAAYVMCPKEDAEIHTIKKACLVSVDVFTKYLKDQIMEIIDSDKKVKHSKLAEGVDAAITNKKYVTSVDVTQVDMCYPAIIQSGGNYSLKFSVVSDKNTLHFGVIVCSLGARYKSYCSNIVRTLLVNPTKTIEDNYNFLLQLEEEILKKLVAGVKISEVYETGVKYVKDEKPEMIDHLTKHFGFAMGIEFRESSLLIGPKTHAVLKKGMVFNVNVGLANLTNSEATDKEGKTYALFIGDTVMINEAQPATNLTPSKKKVKNIGIFVKDEEEEEEEGSGKENEPKPEILGRGKRTAVIESKLRTEHSSEEKRKQHQKELAQQLNEVAKARLAQQSGGKEQEKIRKSTISYKSLSHMPREPEVKELKLYVDKKYETVILPIFGIPVPFHISTIKNISQSVEGDYTYLRINFFHPGATMGRNEGGSYPQPDATFVKEVTYRSTNTKEPGEISAPSSNLNTAFRLIKEVQKKFKNREAEEREKEDLVKQDTLILSQNKGNPKLKDLYIRPNIVSKRMTGGLEAHVNGFRYTSVRGDKVDILYNNIKNAFFQPCDGEMIILLHFHLKHAIMFGKKKHVDVQFYTEVGEITTDLGKHQHMHDRDDLAAEQSERELRHKLKTAFKSFCEKVESMTKQEIEFDTPFRDLGFPGAPFRSTVLLQPTSGCLVNLTEWPPFVITLEDVELVHFERVQFHLKNFDMIFVFKDYHRKVAMLNAIPMNMLDHVKEWLNSCDIRYTEGVQSLNWTKIMKTITDDPVGFFDSGGWSFLDPESDAENDEVEDEEEEEDDAYEPSDFDTEEESDDDSEYSEASEDSDSEEEELGSSEESGKDWSDLEREAAEEDKERGEDRFHDDYNSSKKKKGSRKHSPSPSKDRHNSKHKSSSSSKSKSSSSSKDKKSSSSDKHRSDRSRSGGSHKKVSPSKSSKHSPKKSDKHDKHKSSNHSSSSSKKRTREDSAERNDRGSKKSKK from the exons ATGGCAAACGTATCCGTTGATAAAGAGACGTTTTTTCGGCGTATGAAGCGGCTTTATACCGCATGGAAG gATGGAGAAGTTGGTACAGACGATAGTTTTAGTAAAATGGATTGTCTCGTTTCCGCCGTGGGCACGGACGAGGATATCGTGTACAGCAAATCGACAGCGTTGCAG ACATGGTTTCTCAGTTATGAACTTACAGATACTATAATGATCTTAGCAGAAGAGTGTATCTGTTTCTTGGCTAGtaagaaaaaaattgaatttgtcAGAAAACTTGAAAATCAGAAAAAGGAAGACACTGGTGTACCTTCTGTAAAATTACTTGTGAGGGATAGA aatgaTGAAGATAAAGCCAATTTTGCTAAACTTATTGAGATCATAAAACAAAGTAAAAAGGGTAAAACATTGGGTGTTTTTTCTAAAGAAAATTATCCAGGTGCCTTTATGGACGCGTGGAGAGCTGCATTAAAGCCAGAATCTTTTGATACG ATTGATGTAAGTGCTGCAGCTGCATATGTAATGTGTCCAAAAGAAGATGCTGAAATTCATACCATAAAAAAGGCGTGTTTAGTATCTGTGGATGTCTTCACAAAGTATCTTAAGGATCAAATTATGGAAATTATAGATTCTGATAAG AAAGTTAAGCATTCAAAGCTTGCAGAAGGTGTAGATGCTGCTATAACAAATAAGAAGTATGTAACTAGTGTTGATGTTACTCAAGTAGATATGTGTTATCCTGCGATAATACAAAGTGGTGGAAATTACTCTTTGAAGTTTAGTGTTGTTAGTGATAAAAACACTTTACATTTCGGTGTCATTGTTTGCTCTCTTGGAGCTCGTTACAAATCTTATTGTTCCAATATAGTTCGAACATTGTTGGTAAATCCTACTAAAACCATTGAG GATAATTATAACTTCCTTTTACAATTAGAAGAGGAGATTCTAAAGAAATTAGTAGCTGGAGTGAAAATAAGCGAAGTATATGAAACAGGGGTAAAGTATGTAAAGGATGAAAAACCGGAGATGATTGATCATTTAACCAAACACTTTGGATTTGCGATGGGTATTGAATTTAGAGAAAGTTCTTTACTTATTGGTCCAAAAACTCATGCAGTACTAAAGAAAGGCATGGTATTCAATGTAAATGTTGGATTGGCGAATCTTACAAACTCAGAAGCTACTgataaagaaggaaaaacCTATGCACTTTTCATTGGTGACACAGTTATGATTAATGAG gCACAACCTGCTACGAATTTAACACCTTCGaaaaaaaaggtaaaaaatattggaatatttgttaaggatgaagaggaagaagaagaagaaggaagtgGAAAGGAAAATGAACCTAAACCTGAGATCCTTGGTCGTGGAAAGAGAACAGCTGTAATAGAATCTAAATTGAGAACAGAACATAGTTCtgaggaaaagagaaaacaacATCAAAAAGAACTGGCACAACAGCTAAATGAAGTTGCAAAAGCTCGGTTAGCTCAACAATCTGGTGGGAAGGAACAAGAAAAGATACGGAAGTCAACAATATCGTACAAAAGTCTGAGTCATATGCCACGAGAACCAGAAGTAAAGGAATTGAAGTTATACGTTG acaaaaaatatgaaactgtAATTTTGCCCATTTTTGGGATTCCTGTACCCTTCCATATATccacaattaaaaatatttctcagtCGGTAGAAGGAGATTACACGTACCTCcgaataaatttttttcatCCTGGTGCCACAATGGGTCGGAACGAAGGTGGATCATATCCACAACCCGATGCTACATTCGTCAAAGAAGT AACATATCGAAGTACAAACACCAAAGAGCCTGGTGAAATTTCAGCACCATCTTCTAATTTAAACACAGCCTTTAGATTAATTAAAGAAGTTcaaaagaaattcaaaaatagAGAAGCAGAAGAAAGGGAGAAGGAGGATCTTGTAAAACAGGACACTCTAATACTCTCTCAAAATAAGGGTAATCCAAAACTAAAAGACTTGTACATTCGACCAAATATCGTTTCGAAGAGAATGACAGGAGGTTTAGAAGCACATGTGAATGGATTCCGTTACACTTCGGTTAGAGGAGATAAAGTTGATATTctttacaataatattaaaaatgccTTTTTCCAACCATGTGACGGCGAAATGATCATATTActtcattttcatttaaaa CATGCAATAATGTTTGGTAAAAAGAAGCATGTGGACGTGCAGTTTTATACAGAAGTTGGTGAAATCACGACAGATTTAGGGAAACATCAACACATGCACGATCGTGACGATCTTGCTGCTGAACAATCAGAACGAGAACTTAGGCACAAATTGAAAACTGCCTTTAAGAGTTTTTGTGAAAAA GTCGAAAGCATGACGAAACAAGAAATTGAATTTGATACACCGTTCCGAGATCTTGGATTCCCTGGAGCACCATTCAGGAGTACTGTTCTTCTGCAACCCACTAGTGGTTGTTTAGTAAATCTCACAGAATGG CCTCCATTTGTTATAACTTTAGAAGATGTTGAACTTGTTCACTTTGAAAGAGTACAATTTCACCTTAAGAATTTTGATATGATTTTCGTTTTCAAAGACTATCATAGAAAAGTCGCTATGTTAAATGCCATTCCCATGAACATGTTAGATCATGTAAAGGAGTGGCTAAA CTCGTGTGACATCAGATATACAGAAGGTGTACAATCTTTGAATTGGACAAAGATTATGAAAACTATCACAGATGATCCTGTAGGATTCTTTGACAGTGGTGGTTGGAGTTTCTTGGACCCAGAGAGTGATGCAGAAAATGATGAAGTAGAagacgaggaggaagaagaagacgatGCTTATGAG CCATCTGACTTTGACACTGAAGAGGAATCTGATGATGATTCTGAATACTCTGAAGCTTCAGAAGATTCAGATAGCGAAG aaGAGGAGTTGGGTAGCTCTGAAGAATCTGGTAAAGACTGGTCTGACTTAGAACGGGAAGCAGCTGAAGAAGACAAAGAAAGAGGAGAAGATAGATTCCATGATGATTATAATtcaagtaaaaagaaaaaaggaagtcgaaaaCATTCACCATCACCATCAAAAGACAG GCATAATTCGAAGCACAAGAGTTCTTCAAGTTCAAAAAGTAAAAGTTCGTCCAGtagtaaagataaaaaatcaTCGTCGTCGGATAAACATAG ATCGGATCGATCGCGGAGTGGGGGATCACACAAGAAAGTGTCTCCTTCCAAATCATCCAAACACAG TCCCAAGAAGAGCGATAAACATGATAAACACAAGTCGTCAAATCACTCTTCGTCTAGCAGTAAGAAACGAACTCGTGAAGATAGTGCAGAAAGAAATGATAGGGGATCGAAGAAATCTAa gaAATAA
- the LOC126867516 gene encoding uncharacterized protein LOC126867516, protein MKVHFTLLATILIVGVTMAFPQKDGQIFSNEAIKQAQNTYLIPKDATIQKVQEGIELAAYESIPGDQKINLFEILGAHVPSEVVNNLQAQIDQIGRN, encoded by the coding sequence atgAAAGTCCATTTTACGTTATTAGCAACAATATTGATTGTGGGAGTAACTATGGCATTTCCACAAAAGGATGGTCAAATTTTCAGTAATGAGGCTATAAAACAGGCACAGAATACCTATCTTATTCCGAAAGATGCGACAATACAAAAGGTTCAAGAAGGCATCGAATTGGCAGCGTACGAATCGATTCCTGGCGATCAGAAGATTAATCTTTTCGAAATTCTGGGAGCGCACGTTCCATCGGAAGTGGTGAACAATCTCCAAGCTCAAATCGATCAGATAGGACGGAATTAG